From a region of the Corallococcus coralloides DSM 2259 genome:
- the truD gene encoding tRNA pseudouridine(13) synthase TruD → MRIKQKPEDFSVKESYRFDEVESGKHRVYLMDKQKLSTFDAVNRIRDAFGLKPGAISYCGLKDKQGRTEQIIAVDGADVDMQEPDLRLKFLGRTDKPLSAKNITSNRFSVTVRALTRDSLAPLNLAAAEVNRLGVVNYFDSQRFGAIKHGQGFIAKDLIRGDFEAALHNYFARPSDLDRTEDAKVKGFWRDNWGRWDARVPFEGAKKYHRILRSLREHPGDWLRAFLQIDSDYRAMILFEYQSFLWNEGVRRYLQLMLPREAMFPMRYQAGTLLHYRDATPDVLHILREKTFPLVGPDSTFEDPKVAEAMTWVLGKEKLKLADLRIKGAERMLYFKEEQRPLVMFPHKLVVGRTQNDDVNRGDIKVNVAFTLPPGAYATLVIKRLFHFEYSEDSKEDIRTSQRPRLVTTEREEERVQEARSAARASEGPSRHRTLADRSTRPAARPATSERPARAGTGSRDGRAATPAKEARPPGRIGRPARAPREALPDLDEVRAAPPPAPEPEIPLGFRAKQKQRKQAKAESRAEKAEKQRLAAAKSAKKQKRK, encoded by the coding sequence GTGCGAATCAAGCAAAAACCCGAGGACTTCTCCGTGAAGGAGTCCTACCGCTTCGACGAGGTCGAAAGCGGCAAGCATCGCGTCTACCTGATGGACAAGCAGAAGCTGTCCACCTTTGACGCAGTGAACCGAATCCGTGACGCGTTCGGCCTGAAGCCTGGCGCCATCAGCTACTGCGGCCTGAAGGACAAGCAGGGCCGCACCGAGCAGATCATCGCCGTGGACGGCGCGGACGTGGACATGCAGGAGCCCGACCTGCGCCTGAAGTTCCTGGGCCGGACGGACAAGCCGCTGTCCGCGAAGAACATCACCTCCAACCGCTTCTCCGTCACCGTGCGCGCCCTCACGCGCGACTCGCTGGCGCCACTGAACCTGGCCGCCGCGGAGGTGAACCGGCTGGGCGTGGTGAACTACTTCGACAGCCAGCGCTTCGGCGCGATCAAGCACGGCCAGGGCTTCATCGCCAAGGACCTCATCCGGGGCGACTTCGAGGCCGCGCTGCACAACTACTTCGCCCGCCCCTCGGACCTGGACCGCACCGAGGACGCCAAGGTGAAGGGCTTCTGGCGCGACAACTGGGGCCGCTGGGACGCGCGCGTGCCCTTCGAGGGCGCGAAGAAGTACCACCGCATCCTGCGCTCCCTGCGTGAGCACCCGGGCGACTGGCTCCGCGCGTTCCTGCAGATCGACTCGGACTACCGGGCGATGATCCTCTTCGAGTACCAGAGCTTCCTCTGGAACGAGGGCGTCCGGCGCTACCTCCAGCTGATGCTGCCGCGCGAAGCCATGTTCCCCATGCGCTACCAGGCCGGCACGCTGCTGCACTACCGGGACGCGACCCCGGACGTGCTGCACATCCTGCGGGAGAAGACCTTCCCGCTCGTGGGGCCGGACTCCACCTTCGAGGATCCGAAGGTGGCGGAGGCCATGACCTGGGTGCTGGGCAAGGAGAAGCTCAAGCTCGCCGACCTGCGCATCAAGGGCGCGGAGCGGATGCTCTACTTCAAGGAGGAGCAGCGCCCGCTGGTGATGTTCCCGCACAAGCTCGTCGTGGGCCGCACGCAGAACGACGACGTGAACCGCGGCGACATCAAGGTCAACGTGGCCTTCACGCTGCCCCCGGGCGCGTACGCCACGCTGGTGATCAAGCGCCTGTTCCACTTCGAGTACTCGGAGGACTCGAAGGAGGACATCCGCACCTCGCAGCGCCCGCGCCTGGTCACCACCGAGCGCGAAGAGGAGCGGGTGCAAGAGGCCCGGAGCGCCGCGCGTGCCTCCGAAGGCCCTTCGCGCCACCGCACCCTGGCGGACCGCTCGACGCGCCCGGCCGCGCGTCCGGCCACCTCCGAGCGCCCCGCACGGGCGGGCACCGGCAGCCGCGACGGCCGTGCCGCCACGCCAGCCAAGGAAGCACGCCCGCCTGGCCGCATCGGCCGGCCGGCCCGCGCGCCCCGTGAAGCGCTCCCGGACCTGGATGAGGTCCGGGCCGCCCCCCCGCCTGCTCCCGAGCCGGAGATTCCGTTGGGCTTCCGGGCGAAGCAGAAGCAGCGCAAGCAGGCGAAGGCCGAAAGCCGGGCGGAAAAGGCCGAAAAGCAGCGCCTGGCCGCCGCCAAGTCCGCGAAAAAACAGAAGCGGAAGTGA
- a CDS encoding trypsin-like serine peptidase: MAAKKLLGAMLVMGLTACGSVEPMDVPDAEPNEALASQESNVIVGTLNWVSATSLTGTQRTKSRAVGYLSIPAVGSRCTAWLVSNDVVITNNHCVGSASEAVGARVSFNYEDGVASASRVWYPCATFIKTWSSDDMTALRCSAVNGQLPGQANGFLTVASANAATNATVYVVNQNCDYYTTPSCTPTKKSSPGKVLNGNYSTTDISYDADTLGGSSGSPVLSTSTNEVVALHHIGIGGNSQGRGTANTGVKATRVKARLAEIGL; this comes from the coding sequence ATGGCCGCGAAGAAGCTCTTGGGTGCGATGCTGGTGATGGGCCTGACGGCGTGTGGTTCCGTGGAGCCCATGGACGTGCCGGACGCGGAGCCCAATGAGGCGCTGGCGTCGCAGGAGTCCAACGTCATCGTGGGGACGCTGAACTGGGTGAGCGCCACGTCCCTCACGGGCACGCAGCGCACGAAGTCCCGGGCGGTGGGCTACCTCTCCATCCCGGCGGTGGGCAGCCGCTGCACGGCGTGGCTCGTCTCCAACGACGTGGTCATCACCAACAACCACTGCGTGGGCAGCGCGTCGGAGGCGGTGGGCGCGCGCGTGTCGTTCAACTACGAGGACGGCGTCGCGTCCGCTTCGCGCGTCTGGTACCCGTGCGCCACGTTCATCAAGACGTGGAGCAGTGACGACATGACGGCGCTGCGCTGCTCGGCCGTCAACGGCCAGCTGCCCGGCCAGGCGAATGGCTTCCTCACCGTCGCCAGCGCCAACGCGGCGACGAACGCCACCGTGTACGTCGTGAACCAGAACTGCGACTACTACACGACGCCGTCCTGCACGCCGACGAAGAAGTCCTCGCCGGGCAAGGTGCTCAACGGCAACTACAGCACCACGGACATCTCCTATGACGCGGACACGCTGGGCGGCTCGTCCGGCTCGCCCGTCCTCTCCACGTCCACGAACGAGGTGGTGGCGCTGCACCACATCGGCATCGGTGGCAACTCGCAGGGCCGTGGCACGGCCAACACCGGCGTGAAGGCCACCCGCGTGAAGGCGCGCCTGGCTGAAATCGGCCTGTAG
- a CDS encoding SDR family NAD(P)-dependent oxidoreductase, giving the protein MRPPIDNGTVLIIGAAGGIGRELARLLSPRVRTLVLVARDVDDLGSLREELLVRNPTLGVMIRACRLDDPRAVDALFEHLERHYVRVDVLINNADYASSGLYADERWKRIEELVQANVLAPAMITHRLLGPMLERGRGGILLVGSGAARLFLPGAVAFAATQRFLDGFSESLRLELKDAGIPVTFVAPGPLALEPHLEGEVTPFFELSLRQCAREALAGFERGEALVYPGLGHRWVMRLLRFLPRSFKRGLGRLALGGLKRTLLLNPAGPTGTDAPPQPVMLAGGEPSSAT; this is encoded by the coding sequence ATGCGCCCTCCCATCGACAACGGTACCGTGCTCATCATTGGCGCAGCTGGCGGCATCGGCCGCGAGCTTGCCCGGCTGCTCTCCCCACGGGTCAGGACCCTGGTGCTCGTCGCGCGCGACGTGGATGACCTGGGGAGCCTGAGGGAGGAGCTGCTGGTCCGGAATCCCACCCTGGGGGTGATGATCCGCGCGTGCCGGCTGGATGATCCGCGCGCCGTGGACGCCCTGTTCGAGCACCTGGAGCGCCACTACGTCCGCGTGGACGTGCTCATCAACAACGCGGACTACGCTTCCAGCGGCCTGTACGCGGACGAGCGCTGGAAGCGCATCGAGGAGCTGGTGCAGGCGAACGTGCTGGCCCCGGCCATGATCACGCACCGCCTGCTGGGCCCCATGCTGGAGCGCGGGCGGGGCGGCATCCTCCTGGTGGGCTCGGGCGCGGCGCGCCTGTTCCTCCCGGGCGCGGTGGCGTTCGCCGCCACGCAGCGCTTCCTGGACGGCTTCAGTGAGTCCCTGCGCCTGGAGCTGAAGGACGCGGGCATCCCCGTCACCTTCGTGGCCCCCGGCCCGCTGGCGCTGGAGCCGCACCTGGAGGGAGAGGTGACGCCGTTCTTCGAGCTGTCCCTGCGCCAGTGCGCCCGCGAGGCCCTGGCGGGCTTCGAGCGGGGCGAGGCGCTGGTGTACCCCGGCCTGGGGCACCGCTGGGTGATGCGGCTGTTGCGCTTCCTGCCGCGCTCCTTCAAGCGGGGCCTGGGACGGCTGGCGCTGGGCGGCTTGAAGCGGACGTTGCTCTTGAATCCGGCCGGGCCCACCGGAACGGATGCGCCCCCCCAGCCGGTGATGCTGGCCGGAGGGGAGCCTTCGTCCGCGACGTAG
- a CDS encoding FAD-dependent oxidoreductase gives MSKALVCTCEDVTVTDVEHAIERGYHDVESVKRYTGFGTGICQGKSCHAAVAALLKQKAPALKPEAVVPFTPRPPLYPTELRVLASAPVDESVPPVGGVPQELEHFPSALRPEGPVPQKAKVVIIGGGIMGLSLAYNLALRGETDVVVLERGYLCAGASGRNGGGVRMQWGTPALIELAKRSIDLMKGFARELGVNVWLRQGGYLFLAKRKDTAYRLDRNAALHNKYGVPTRIITADEARQIVPDLTMKDCVTAAYNPEDGVIFPWAFLWGYAQGCVKRGVKVETYTNVTGFETSNGQVRKVKTDRGDIACDTVVLASGAWSPAVAKLADVKLPNEPHRHEILSTEPLKPFLSPLVSVLDTGLYFSQSMRGEIVGGMGDPKEPAGPNMGSTLRFVARFAQALTEQLPHVNQVKVLRQWGGLYDVTPDNNPILGRTPGLDNLLQLSGFVGHGFMMAPAVAERMARWMTSGDSDELFTRFNLRRFEEGTLEREDMIIG, from the coding sequence ATGAGCAAGGCGCTCGTCTGCACCTGCGAGGACGTCACCGTCACGGACGTGGAGCACGCCATCGAGCGCGGCTACCACGACGTGGAGTCGGTGAAGCGCTACACGGGCTTCGGCACCGGCATCTGCCAGGGCAAGAGCTGCCACGCCGCGGTGGCCGCGCTGCTCAAGCAGAAGGCCCCGGCGCTCAAGCCGGAGGCCGTGGTCCCCTTCACGCCCCGCCCGCCGCTGTACCCCACGGAGCTGCGCGTGCTCGCCAGCGCCCCGGTGGACGAGTCCGTCCCGCCCGTGGGCGGCGTGCCCCAGGAGCTGGAGCACTTCCCGTCCGCGCTGCGCCCGGAAGGGCCGGTGCCCCAGAAGGCGAAGGTGGTCATCATCGGCGGCGGCATCATGGGCCTGTCGCTGGCGTACAACCTGGCCCTGCGCGGTGAGACGGACGTCGTCGTGCTGGAGCGCGGCTACCTGTGCGCGGGCGCGTCCGGCCGCAATGGCGGCGGCGTGCGCATGCAGTGGGGCACCCCGGCGCTGATTGAGCTGGCCAAGCGCTCCATCGACCTGATGAAGGGCTTCGCGCGCGAGCTGGGCGTCAACGTGTGGCTGCGCCAGGGTGGCTACCTGTTCCTGGCCAAGCGCAAGGACACCGCGTACCGGCTGGATCGCAACGCCGCCCTGCACAACAAGTACGGCGTGCCCACGCGCATCATCACCGCGGACGAGGCGCGGCAGATCGTCCCGGATCTCACGATGAAGGACTGCGTGACGGCGGCCTACAACCCGGAGGACGGCGTCATCTTCCCCTGGGCCTTCCTGTGGGGCTACGCGCAGGGCTGTGTGAAGCGCGGCGTGAAGGTGGAGACGTACACCAACGTCACCGGCTTCGAGACGAGCAACGGCCAGGTGCGCAAGGTGAAGACGGACCGGGGCGACATCGCCTGCGACACCGTGGTGCTCGCCTCCGGCGCGTGGAGCCCCGCGGTCGCGAAGCTCGCGGACGTGAAGCTGCCCAACGAGCCGCACCGCCACGAGATCCTCAGCACCGAACCGCTCAAGCCCTTCCTGTCGCCGCTGGTGTCGGTGCTCGACACGGGCCTGTACTTCAGCCAGTCCATGCGCGGTGAAATCGTGGGCGGCATGGGCGACCCGAAGGAGCCCGCCGGCCCCAACATGGGCAGCACCCTGCGCTTCGTGGCGCGCTTCGCCCAGGCCCTCACGGAGCAGCTGCCGCACGTGAACCAGGTGAAGGTGCTGCGCCAGTGGGGCGGCCTCTACGACGTCACCCCGGACAACAACCCCATCCTCGGGCGCACCCCCGGCCTGGACAACCTGCTGCAGCTGTCCGGCTTCGTGGGCCACGGCTTCATGATGGCCCCCGCCGTCGCGGAGCGGATGGCCCGGTGGATGACCTCCGGCGACTCCGACGAGCTCTTCACCCGCTTCAACCTCCGCCGCTTCGAGGAAGGCACCCTCGAGCGCGAGGACATGATCATCGGCTGA
- a CDS encoding RNA polymerase sigma factor translates to MAEDAAPLPWKADVQAARKGDPSAFEALVRSVQRPVYGLALRLLQSEAEAAEVAQEALLRAYQNLHRYDDARPFDLWVLAITRNLCLDLLRRRTKVRTEELEPMKEVLPSNEASQEDGAIAREERQSLEAAMETLSVDDREVLALYYVQKRTTKEIAQIMGCAPGTIMARLFRAREKLRKKMAPAEEETR, encoded by the coding sequence ATGGCTGAGGACGCCGCCCCGCTCCCCTGGAAGGCGGACGTGCAGGCCGCCCGCAAGGGGGACCCGTCCGCTTTCGAAGCGCTCGTTCGCAGCGTGCAGCGCCCGGTGTACGGCCTGGCGCTGCGCCTGTTGCAGAGCGAGGCGGAGGCCGCCGAGGTCGCGCAGGAGGCCCTGCTCCGCGCGTACCAGAACCTCCACCGCTACGACGACGCGCGCCCGTTCGACCTCTGGGTGCTCGCCATCACGCGCAACCTCTGCCTGGACCTGCTCCGCCGCCGCACCAAGGTGCGCACCGAGGAGCTGGAGCCCATGAAGGAGGTGCTCCCCAGCAACGAGGCGTCCCAGGAGGACGGGGCCATCGCGCGCGAGGAGCGGCAGTCCCTGGAGGCCGCCATGGAGACGCTCTCCGTGGACGACCGTGAGGTGCTGGCCCTCTATTACGTCCAGAAGCGCACCACGAAGGAGATCGCGCAGATCATGGGCTGCGCGCCCGGGACCATCATGGCCCGCCTGTTCCGCGCCCGTGAGAAGCTTCGCAAGAAGATGGCGCCCGCCGAAGAGGAGACGCGATGA
- a CDS encoding polymer-forming cytoskeletal protein, producing MKILPRLLLPTLLLGAPVALAEGAPAPAAAATAPARTIDVSFRGSLRDALKTIAEKGGLNLVVTGDLDTPAEVRLRGISAEQALRTVARAYSLHLEQDGSIFTLRPLTAKEKESGASPTANAPTPPVAPPVIAATPPAPPAPPAPPAMDANATPEERALAREEAEREREQAREEAKRARDEARLAMKEEAEAAKQRVREEIRNFRDSFKHKKGKRGARDVVARGQNLEVKEGESVESAVVYGGNLIVKGTVEDDAVAFGGNMEIQGLVEGDVHAFGGNVLLGPNARVEGDVSAFGGQVQKADGAIVEGSLESFGGAGLGRMVAGEIKRGMQEGQHHDASVDPSDDDDDHDRGGGLASFILQFALLFGLGFLGQMFFPARMKELGDEIRANPARNFWVGLVGMAALIPLTIVLCITLIGIPVAFALLVASMLGTALGYAAIASEVGTRLPVLRGRKTQAVVLALGLGLILLVSHIPVLGVFLNLILTPLAFGAVIRTRFGYRGRGMPEPIFPRSENPV from the coding sequence ATGAAGATCCTCCCCCGCCTGTTGCTTCCGACCCTCCTCCTCGGCGCCCCCGTGGCGCTCGCGGAAGGCGCCCCGGCCCCCGCCGCTGCCGCCACCGCGCCGGCCCGCACCATCGACGTGAGCTTCCGCGGCTCGCTGCGGGACGCGCTCAAGACCATCGCGGAGAAGGGCGGCCTGAACCTGGTCGTCACCGGCGACCTGGACACCCCGGCCGAAGTGCGGCTGCGCGGCATCAGCGCCGAGCAGGCCCTGCGCACCGTGGCCCGCGCCTACTCGCTCCACCTGGAGCAGGACGGCTCCATCTTCACGCTGCGCCCGCTGACCGCGAAGGAGAAGGAGTCCGGCGCAAGCCCCACGGCCAACGCCCCCACGCCGCCCGTCGCTCCGCCCGTCATCGCCGCCACCCCGCCCGCGCCGCCGGCGCCTCCCGCGCCGCCCGCCATGGACGCGAACGCGACGCCCGAGGAGCGCGCCCTGGCCCGCGAAGAGGCGGAGCGCGAGCGCGAGCAGGCCCGTGAAGAGGCGAAGCGCGCCCGCGACGAAGCCAGGCTGGCCATGAAGGAAGAGGCGGAAGCGGCCAAGCAGCGCGTCCGCGAGGAGATCCGCAACTTCCGCGACAGCTTCAAGCACAAGAAGGGCAAGCGCGGCGCCCGGGACGTGGTGGCGCGCGGACAGAACCTGGAGGTGAAGGAGGGCGAGTCCGTGGAGAGCGCCGTCGTCTACGGCGGCAACCTCATCGTGAAGGGCACCGTGGAGGACGACGCGGTCGCCTTCGGCGGCAACATGGAGATCCAGGGCCTCGTGGAGGGAGACGTGCACGCCTTCGGCGGCAACGTCCTCCTGGGGCCCAACGCGCGGGTGGAGGGCGACGTGTCCGCCTTCGGCGGTCAGGTGCAGAAGGCCGACGGCGCCATCGTGGAGGGCAGCCTGGAGTCCTTCGGCGGCGCGGGCCTGGGCCGCATGGTGGCCGGTGAGATCAAGCGCGGCATGCAGGAGGGGCAGCACCACGACGCGTCGGTGGACCCCTCCGACGACGATGACGACCACGACCGCGGCGGAGGCCTGGCGTCCTTCATCCTCCAGTTCGCGCTCCTCTTCGGCCTGGGCTTCCTGGGGCAGATGTTCTTCCCGGCGCGCATGAAGGAGCTGGGCGATGAGATCCGCGCCAACCCCGCCCGCAACTTCTGGGTGGGCCTGGTGGGCATGGCGGCCCTCATCCCGCTGACCATCGTCCTGTGCATCACGCTCATCGGCATCCCGGTGGCGTTCGCCCTCCTGGTCGCCTCCATGCTGGGCACGGCGCTGGGCTACGCGGCCATCGCCAGCGAGGTGGGCACGCGGCTGCCGGTGCTGCGCGGACGCAAGACGCAGGCGGTGGTGCTCGCCCTGGGCCTGGGCCTCATCCTCCTGGTGAGCCACATCCCGGTGCTGGGCGTCTTCCTCAACCTCATCCTCACCCCGCTGGCCTTCGGCGCGGTCATCCGCACCCGGTTCGGCTACCGCGGCCGGGGCATGCCGGAGCCCATCTTCCCCCGGAGCGAGAACCCGGTTTGA
- a CDS encoding Fe2+-dependent dioxygenase, which yields MMVHIPQVLTPEQVAHCRAVFDKAAWEDGRTTAGKQSAQVKKNLQLPEGSPAARELGDLVLAGLEKSPLFISAVLPQRVFPPLFNRYEQGMDFGSHVDNAIRPLLGTNQRIRTDVSATLFLSDPDSYDGGELVVEDTYGNHSAKLPAGDLIVYPSTSLHHVTPVTRGVRLASFFWVQSMIRDAGQRSLLFDMDTSIMQLTREVPKSPALVMLTGVYHNLLRQWAEP from the coding sequence ATGATGGTGCACATCCCGCAGGTCCTCACGCCCGAGCAGGTGGCCCACTGCCGCGCCGTCTTCGACAAGGCGGCGTGGGAGGATGGCCGGACCACCGCCGGCAAGCAGTCCGCGCAGGTGAAGAAGAACCTCCAGCTGCCCGAAGGCAGCCCCGCCGCCCGGGAGCTGGGGGACCTGGTGCTGGCCGGCCTGGAGAAGAGCCCGCTGTTCATCTCCGCCGTGCTGCCCCAGCGCGTCTTCCCGCCGCTGTTCAACCGCTACGAGCAGGGGATGGACTTCGGCTCGCACGTGGACAACGCCATCCGGCCGCTGCTGGGAACGAACCAGCGCATCCGCACGGACGTGTCCGCCACGCTCTTCCTCTCAGACCCGGACAGCTACGACGGCGGTGAGCTGGTGGTGGAGGACACCTACGGCAACCACTCGGCGAAGCTGCCCGCGGGGGACCTCATCGTCTACCCGTCCACCAGCCTGCACCACGTCACGCCGGTGACGCGCGGCGTGCGGCTGGCGTCGTTCTTCTGGGTCCAGAGCATGATCCGCGACGCGGGGCAGCGCTCGCTGCTCTTCGACATGGACACGTCCATCATGCAGCTCACCCGCGAGGTACCCAAGAGCCCCGCGCTGGTGATGCTCACGGGCGTGTACCACAACCTCCTGCGCCAGTGGGCGGAGCCCTAG
- a CDS encoding 2Fe-2S iron-sulfur cluster-binding protein, with the protein MRRLPDATPRGRAITVDLEGESIPAIEGEPVACSLIAAGENVLSRSVKYHRPRGPYCFAAACSHCLMRVDGLPNVYTCRTPAKEGMRLERQNAYPSAKVDIFETIDWFFPKRLDHHEMFAGVPVAEDVMARVARQLAGLGLLPKEAGPEPLPPRTFHTSVAVVGGGAAGLEAARVFSGQGVPFMLFERDANLGGRLAHGAPEENAPFVPEATAFPQGSVVKNATVIGLYDDEHGRYLAVASKEASNLRLLKVYAKRFLLTVGGHPPTLPFENNDLPGVIAGRAASLLLRKHDVAPQVATLVGHGAELHALAHLFTQRGVEVAAVVDLKGPLPANAHPKAVIGDGLKAHGLRGVTALSFTPQGGRKQKVSCDAVVVSVPVTPGFELARQGGAKVEFDADAGHFRVEADADGRTQAADVFVAGDVAKVGTAKDAAAMGARAAQALMGGLS; encoded by the coding sequence ATGCGACGCCTCCCAGACGCAACCCCGCGCGGCAGGGCCATCACCGTGGACCTCGAGGGCGAGAGCATCCCCGCCATCGAAGGCGAGCCGGTGGCGTGCTCCCTCATCGCCGCGGGCGAGAACGTCCTCTCCCGCTCCGTGAAGTACCACCGCCCGCGCGGGCCGTACTGCTTCGCCGCGGCCTGCTCGCACTGCCTCATGCGCGTGGACGGGCTGCCCAACGTCTACACCTGCCGCACCCCCGCGAAGGAGGGCATGCGGCTGGAGCGGCAGAACGCGTACCCGTCCGCGAAGGTGGACATCTTCGAGACCATCGACTGGTTCTTCCCCAAGCGTCTGGACCACCACGAGATGTTCGCGGGCGTGCCGGTGGCGGAGGACGTGATGGCGCGCGTGGCCCGGCAGCTGGCCGGCCTGGGCCTGCTGCCCAAGGAGGCGGGCCCTGAGCCCCTGCCCCCTCGCACCTTCCACACCTCCGTCGCGGTGGTGGGCGGCGGGGCGGCGGGCCTGGAGGCGGCGCGGGTGTTCTCCGGACAGGGCGTCCCCTTCATGCTCTTCGAGCGCGACGCGAACCTGGGCGGACGGCTGGCCCACGGCGCCCCGGAGGAGAACGCGCCCTTCGTGCCGGAGGCCACCGCGTTCCCGCAGGGCAGCGTGGTGAAGAACGCCACCGTCATCGGCCTGTATGACGACGAGCACGGCCGCTACCTGGCGGTGGCGTCGAAGGAAGCGTCGAACCTGCGGCTGCTCAAGGTCTACGCGAAGCGCTTCCTGCTCACGGTGGGCGGCCATCCCCCCACCCTCCCCTTCGAGAACAACGACCTGCCCGGCGTCATCGCGGGCCGCGCGGCGAGCCTGCTGTTGCGCAAGCACGACGTGGCGCCCCAGGTGGCGACGCTGGTGGGCCACGGCGCGGAACTGCACGCGCTGGCGCACCTGTTCACCCAGCGCGGCGTGGAGGTGGCGGCGGTGGTGGACCTGAAGGGCCCGCTGCCCGCGAACGCGCACCCCAAGGCCGTCATCGGTGACGGGCTCAAGGCCCACGGCCTGCGCGGCGTGACGGCACTGAGCTTCACGCCCCAGGGCGGGCGCAAGCAGAAGGTGTCGTGCGACGCGGTGGTGGTGTCCGTGCCGGTGACGCCGGGCTTCGAGCTGGCGCGCCAGGGCGGCGCGAAGGTGGAGTTCGACGCGGACGCGGGCCACTTCCGGGTGGAGGCGGACGCGGACGGGCGCACGCAGGCGGCGGACGTGTTCGTCGCGGGTGACGTGGCGAAGGTCGGCACGGCGAAGGACGCCGCGGCCATGGGCGCGCGCGCGGCACAGGCGCTGATGGGAGGGCTGTCATGA
- a CDS encoding universal stress protein, which yields MAGPSRILVPVDLKDGSRSVVDYALQLARPFGATVDVLHAWEPPQYVAPDLLVASPGWDATSLEAMARDTAGKELEALLRKVDGTAPVALSHRVVIGEAGNVVLEEAERGKYDLIVMGTHQRKGLTRMLLGSVAQKVVGRAACPVLTLHVSPE from the coding sequence ATGGCTGGCCCTTCACGCATCCTCGTGCCGGTGGACCTGAAGGACGGTTCCCGGTCCGTCGTGGACTACGCGCTGCAACTCGCCCGCCCCTTCGGCGCGACGGTGGACGTCCTGCACGCCTGGGAGCCGCCGCAGTACGTGGCGCCGGACCTGCTGGTGGCCTCGCCCGGCTGGGACGCCACCTCGCTGGAGGCGATGGCGCGCGACACCGCGGGCAAGGAACTGGAGGCGCTCTTGCGCAAGGTGGACGGCACCGCGCCCGTGGCGCTGTCCCACCGCGTGGTGATTGGCGAGGCGGGCAACGTGGTGCTCGAGGAGGCCGAGCGAGGGAAGTACGACCTCATCGTGATGGGCACGCACCAGCGCAAGGGGCTCACCCGCATGCTGCTGGGCAGCGTGGCGCAGAAGGTGGTGGGCCGCGCCGCGTGCCCGGTGCTCACCCTGCACGTCAGCCCCGAATAG